A window of Egibacteraceae bacterium contains these coding sequences:
- a CDS encoding caspase family protein — translation MLTVQLAVGLLLVGVDQAGDPAPSPAADAATGVTDAAVAAAPPPSTGLPRAAEDPAPLAPAAPDTSAPDAGQPAADPRAEAAPAEPAPAAAALPGEAAPAVDSAPLVVPEPGPPPPPSGEAPAVVAAPVPAATPGTTVAASAPAATESERIFASEFPAHAAARQRADVPSSYHWAVIVGVNDYLGRTSNTVGSVGDALVLRDTLYGRGWRGDQVLTLTDHAATHDRVVRAIEWLIRSTDERSTVVFSFSGHMRHNSGVTALWPADNRFIWAGDLGRMLGAVRADRLWVSLQGCHAAGLAAPGLQGGNRVVTYASGVHEKAYEDPARGQSVMGHFLLAEGLRGGLGDREAGNGDGRSSVQEAFAWAAPRATSRTHGQSHGPQRPVIADGLGGRQFVIEVTGAPPTAARPPARAPEARSERKAPRRRLLNLRPLLGS, via the coding sequence GTGCTGACCGTGCAGCTCGCCGTGGGGCTGCTCCTTGTCGGGGTCGACCAAGCCGGCGACCCGGCTCCGTCCCCCGCTGCGGACGCCGCCACGGGCGTCACCGACGCCGCAGTGGCGGCGGCGCCCCCGCCGAGCACCGGCCTTCCCCGCGCCGCGGAGGACCCGGCCCCGCTCGCGCCGGCCGCCCCCGACACCTCCGCGCCGGACGCCGGCCAACCCGCTGCCGACCCCCGCGCGGAGGCGGCGCCCGCCGAGCCGGCGCCCGCGGCCGCTGCCCTGCCCGGCGAGGCGGCGCCTGCCGTCGACTCCGCCCCGCTCGTCGTGCCCGAGCCCGGCCCGCCGCCGCCACCGTCGGGGGAGGCGCCGGCGGTCGTCGCGGCGCCCGTGCCTGCAGCGACCCCCGGAACGACGGTCGCGGCCAGCGCCCCCGCGGCGACCGAGAGCGAGCGGATCTTCGCCAGTGAGTTCCCCGCCCACGCCGCCGCCCGGCAACGCGCCGACGTCCCCTCGTCGTACCACTGGGCGGTCATCGTCGGCGTGAACGACTACCTGGGCCGGACGTCGAACACCGTCGGCTCGGTCGGTGACGCCCTCGTCCTGCGCGACACGCTCTACGGCCGGGGGTGGCGCGGCGACCAGGTCCTCACCCTCACCGATCACGCAGCCACCCACGACCGGGTCGTGCGGGCCATCGAGTGGCTCATCCGCTCGACGGACGAACGCTCGACCGTCGTCTTCAGCTTCTCCGGCCACATGCGTCACAACTCCGGTGTCACCGCGCTGTGGCCCGCGGACAACCGCTTCATCTGGGCCGGCGACCTCGGGCGCATGCTCGGCGCGGTGCGCGCCGACCGGCTGTGGGTGAGCCTGCAGGGCTGCCACGCCGCCGGGCTCGCCGCTCCCGGGTTGCAGGGGGGCAACCGGGTGGTCACCTACGCCTCGGGGGTGCACGAGAAGGCCTACGAGGACCCCGCCAGGGGCCAGTCGGTGATGGGCCACTTCCTGCTCGCCGAGGGCCTGCGCGGCGGACTCGGCGACCGGGAGGCCGGCAACGGCGACGGCCGCAGCAGCGTCCAGGAGGCGTTCGCGTGGGCGGCTCCGCGCGCGACCTCGCGCACGCACGGCCAGTCCCACGGGCCGCAACGGCCGGTGATCGCCGACGGTCTCGGCGGTCGGCAGTTCGTCATCGAGGTCACGGGCGCTCCGCCCACCGCCGCCCGTCCACCGGCACGCGCCCCCGAGGCGCGCTCCGAGCGCAAGGCGCCCCGGCGCCGTCTGCTCAACCTGCGGCCGCTCCTGGGGAGCTGA